A single genomic interval of Burkholderia cepacia ATCC 25416 harbors:
- the kdpB gene encoding potassium-transporting ATPase subunit KdpB codes for MTQHSATRSMFDPALLRPAIVDSFKKLTPRTQFRNPVMFCVYVGSILTTILWIAALAGQAEAPAGFILAIALWLWFTVLFANFAEALAEGRSKAQAASLRSAKKDVMAKKLNEPHPKSPIRITTATELRRGDVVLVEAGDVIPADGEVVDGVASVDESAITGESAPVIRESGGDFSSVTGGTRVLSDWIVVKVTANPGEAFLDRMIAMVEGAKRKKTPNEIALTILLVALTIVMLLATATLLPFSMFSVEAMKAGHVVTITALVALLVCLIPTTIGGLLSAIGVAGMSRMMQANVIATSGRAVEAAGDVDVLLLDKTGTITLGNRQASTFVPAPGVTEEALADAAQLSSLADETPEGRSIVVLAKERFNIRQRDMAQLHATFIGFSAQTRMSGVDLPGREIRKGAADAIRQYVETHGSRFPEEVRRAVDEVARRGSTPLVVADLHDGAARVLGVIELKDIVKGGIKERFAELRKMGIKTVMVTGDNRLTAAAIAAEAGVDDFLAEATPETKLATIREHQAAGRLVAMTGDGTNDAPALAQADVAVAMNTGTQAAKEAGNMVDLDSNPTKLIEIVEIGKQMLMTRGSLTTFSIANDIAKYFAIIPAAFVTTYPQLRVLDIMHLTSPASAILSAVIFNALIIVALIPLALKGVTYRPLGAASLLRRNLLVYGLGGVLLPFPFIKLIDMTLAALGWA; via the coding sequence CGCCCGCGGGCTTCATCCTCGCGATCGCGCTGTGGCTGTGGTTCACCGTGCTGTTCGCGAACTTCGCCGAGGCGCTCGCCGAAGGGCGCTCGAAGGCGCAGGCCGCGTCGCTGCGCAGTGCGAAGAAGGACGTGATGGCGAAGAAGCTCAACGAGCCGCATCCGAAGTCGCCGATCCGCATCACGACCGCGACCGAGCTGCGCCGTGGCGACGTCGTGCTGGTCGAGGCCGGCGACGTGATCCCGGCCGACGGCGAGGTGGTCGACGGTGTCGCGTCGGTCGACGAATCGGCGATCACCGGCGAATCCGCGCCGGTGATCCGCGAATCGGGCGGCGACTTCTCGTCGGTGACGGGCGGCACGCGCGTGCTGTCCGACTGGATCGTCGTCAAGGTCACCGCGAACCCCGGCGAGGCGTTTCTCGACCGGATGATCGCGATGGTCGAAGGCGCGAAGCGCAAGAAGACGCCGAACGAAATCGCGCTGACGATCCTGCTCGTCGCGCTGACGATCGTGATGCTGCTGGCAACGGCAACGCTGCTGCCGTTCTCGATGTTCTCGGTCGAGGCGATGAAGGCCGGCCACGTCGTGACGATCACCGCGCTCGTCGCGCTGCTCGTGTGCCTGATCCCGACGACGATCGGCGGGCTGCTTTCCGCGATCGGCGTGGCCGGGATGAGCCGGATGATGCAGGCGAACGTGATCGCGACGTCGGGCCGTGCGGTGGAAGCGGCCGGCGACGTCGACGTGCTGCTGCTCGACAAGACCGGCACGATCACGCTCGGTAACCGCCAGGCATCGACGTTCGTGCCGGCGCCGGGCGTGACCGAGGAAGCGCTGGCCGATGCCGCGCAGCTGTCGTCGCTCGCCGACGAAACGCCGGAAGGCCGCAGCATCGTGGTACTGGCCAAGGAACGTTTCAACATTCGCCAGCGCGACATGGCGCAGCTGCACGCGACGTTCATCGGCTTCTCGGCGCAGACGCGGATGTCCGGCGTCGACCTCCCCGGCCGCGAGATCCGCAAGGGCGCGGCCGATGCGATCCGCCAATACGTCGAGACGCACGGCAGCCGCTTCCCGGAGGAAGTGCGCCGCGCGGTCGACGAAGTCGCGCGCCGCGGCAGCACGCCGCTCGTCGTGGCCGACCTGCATGACGGTGCGGCGCGCGTGCTCGGCGTGATCGAGTTGAAGGACATCGTGAAGGGCGGCATCAAGGAGCGCTTCGCGGAGCTGCGCAAGATGGGGATCAAGACCGTGATGGTGACGGGCGACAACCGGCTGACGGCCGCGGCGATCGCGGCGGAGGCGGGCGTCGACGATTTCCTCGCGGAAGCGACGCCGGAAACCAAGCTCGCGACGATCCGCGAGCACCAGGCGGCCGGCCGGCTCGTCGCGATGACGGGCGACGGCACCAACGACGCGCCGGCGCTCGCGCAGGCCGACGTCGCCGTGGCGATGAACACCGGTACGCAGGCCGCGAAGGAAGCGGGCAACATGGTCGACCTCGACTCGAACCCGACGAAGCTGATCGAGATCGTCGAGATCGGCAAGCAGATGCTGATGACGCGCGGCTCGCTGACGACGTTCTCGATCGCGAACGACATCGCGAAATACTTCGCGATCATCCCGGCCGCGTTCGTGACCACGTACCCGCAACTGCGCGTGCTCGACATCATGCACCTGACGTCGCCGGCCTCCGCGATCCTGTCGGCGGTGATCTTCAACGCGCTGATCATCGTCGCGCTGATCCCGCTCGCGCTGAAGGGCGTCACGTACCGGCCGCTCGGCGCCGCGTCGCTCCTGCGCCGCAACCTGCTGGTGTACGGCCTCGGCGGCGTGCTGCTGCCGTTCCCGTTCATCAAGCTGATCGACATGACGCTCGCTGCACTCGGCTGGGCCTGA